Part of the Roseomonas sp. OT10 genome, GGCGCATGCGGCGGTGGTGGCCTTCCTCCACGACGCCCAGGCGGACGGCATCCGCTGCGTCGCCATCGTCACCGGCAAGGGCGGCCGGCCGGGGCGGGACGGGCTGGAAGCCGAGAGCGGGGTTCTGCGCCGGGAATTGCCGCACTGGCTGAACCATCCCGGTCTGCGCCCCCTGCTGCTGGGCGCGGCGCATCCGCATGCGGCCAACTCCGGTGCCGTGCACCTGCTGCTGCGCCGGCGCGGATGAGCCGGCGCCTCGGAGACCCTTGGCGGCCGTCGCGCCGATGCCTCGTGGCCGAGGCGGAGCCTCCCCCCGGTCCCGCGGCGCGGCATCCGGGACCGGGGGACGGGCCGGGGCAGCATGCCCCCGGCCGCAAGCCGGGCGCCGAGCCGGCCGGGCGCCCCGCCCCGTGACGCCCTTCGGGGCACGGCTGCGGGCGCTGCGGGCCGAGCGCGGCATCCCTCTGCGCGAGATGGCGGTGGCGCTGCACGTCTCGCCCGCCTACCTCTCGGCCCTCGAGCACGGCCGGCGCGGCACGCCCACCGCCGGGCTGATCCATCAGGTCAACGAGTTCTTCGGGCTGATCTGGGACGATGCGGAGGAGATGGCGCGGCTGGCCCGCCTCTCCCGCCCGCGCCCGGTGCTGGACACCGCCGGGCTGCGGCCGGAGGCGACGGAGCTGGCCAACCGGTTGGCCGATGCCCTGCCGCGCCTGTCCGCGGAGGCCCTGGCCGAGCTGCGGGCGGTGCTGGACCGGCTGGAGGCGGCGGGGCGCTGACGCGTGCCCGCCGTCGGGTCCGGGTCCGGGGGCACCAGCGCCCCCGGGGCGGCACAGCTCAGCGCTGGCCGCTGCTGCGGCCGGTCGAGGAGGGCGAGGCCCCCGGCGTGGAGCGGGCCGTCGGAACCGTCGACACGCTGGTATCCGTGCTGGTCGAGGTGCGGCCGGAGGAGGCGGGCGAGGCGCCGGGGGTCGCCTGAGTCGTCGGGACGGGGGCCACCCGCTCGCCGGCCGGCGGGCTGGTCATGCTACGGTTGTCGGCCGGGGCCGGGGTGCTGGGCGTGGCGCAGGCGGCAAGCCCGAGGCCCGCGAGGGCCAGCGTCAGGATGGCGGTGGTCCGAGGGGTGCGGATGCTCATGGAAGTCCTCTGTCGGTTGGCGTGGCTGTGGCCAGGCGCTGGCTTGCGAGACCGCCGCGCAGCACTGTCCCGCCCAGGGGGAAGGAGCATCGTCCGGCAGGGCCGGGCCGCGGGCATGCGGCGGATCCGGGGACCGCAGCGCAAGGCCCGGGGCCCCTCGGTCCCGGCTCCGCCGTCGAACATGCCCTGGCGACTGGTCGTCCCTGCAAGCCGAATCCGCTCCTTTCCCGAAAGGCAGACGATGTTTAGCTAAGCGGCATAATCTCGATACCGAAAGTTCTGCCGCTGTCTCCGGCCGCCGGGATGGTGCCGCACCTCAACATTGTGGCCACAATGCCACACGCCCCCCGGCGACGCCGGCCCCGCGTGGCGAGCCGGGACAAGGCAGGTCCGGCCGGTCAGCGCCGGCGCTTCGGCTTCGTGGGTTCCGGCACGGGCTCCGGCCCCGCCATGCGGCGTGCCACCAGCAGCGCCTGCTTGCCGGCATGGTCGAGCCGGGCATAGGCCGCCAGCAAAGCCTCCTGGTCGCCGGACAGCAGGCCGAAATCCGCCTGCGCCTCCTCCAGCACCTCCGGCGGCGGCGGCACGTCCGGGTCCAGCCCGACGAGGTAGGAGATGGAGCATTCCAGCACCTCGGCCAGCTTGCGCAACGCCTGGCCGCGCGGGCTGGGCGCCTGGCCGGCCAGCAGCCTCGCAATGCTGCCGGGCGGCAGGCCGGCGCGGCGGGTGGCCTCCTCCGGCGCGAGGCCGAGCCGGTCCAGCCGGGTCTCGATGCGTTCCACCATGGGCGAGGGCAGGCTGGCAGCGGGTGGCGGGGCGGGCATGGTAAGGGGCTCCTGCGGGACCCGGAACGCCCGGGACCCGGGGCGAGCGCCGCGGTGGCGACGGAGGTTGAAACCGCCCCTGCAAGGAAAATGCCCGGACGGCGTTGACGCAAGGGGCGCGAAACCCCTATTATCCGAGCGCTTCCCGCAGGCGCACTCGGACCGACCGGCCCGTCTCGCGCTTCCCTCCTCCCAGCATTCTCGGGATCTCGCGGGCGGCGCCATCCTTCCCTGGAACCTGGCGCAGCGCCCCGCGAGACGGCCAACCAGCCTTGGGGTCCCGTACCCCGAAGCGCAGGACTGGCTCACCGGGAAGGGTCCCGCCCTCCCTGCCCAGACGGATTCGTCCGCGACATGCATCTTTCCGAACTCAAGGCCAAGAGCCCCGGCGACCTGGTTGCCTTCGCCGAGTCCCTTCAGATCGAGAACGCCTCCTCCCTGCGCAAGCAGGACATCATGTACTCCATCCTCAAGACGCTGGCCGAGAACGACCAGGCGATCCACGGGGATGGAACCCTGGAGATCCTTCCCGACGGCTTCGGCTTCCTGCGCAGCCCGCAGGCCAACTTCCTCCCCGGCCCCGACGACATCTACGTCTCCCCCACCCAGGTCCGACGCTTCGGCCTGCGCACCGGCGACACGGTGGAGGGGCAGATCCGGGCGCCCAAGGACGGCGAGCGCTACTTCGCCCTGCTGAAGGTCGAGGCGATCAACTTCGAGCCGCCCGAGGCGCTGAAGCACCGCATCAACTTCGACAACCTCACGCCCCTCTACCCCACCCGCCGGCTGCGGATGGAGAACCCGGAGCTAGAGGCGGCACCCGCCAGCAGCAAGGGCCCGACCAAGGACAACACCCACCGGGTCATCGACCTGGTCGCCCCCATCGGCATGGGGCAGCGCGCCCTGATCGTGGCGCCGCCGCGCACCGGCAAGACGGTGATGCTGCAGAACATCGCCAAGTCGATTTCCGCCAACCACCCCGACGTCTTCCTGATGGTCCTGCTCATCGACGAGCGGCCGGAGGAGGTCACCGACATGGCCCGCACCGTGCGCGGCGAGGTGGTCGCCTCCACCTTCGACGAGCCGGCCACCCGCCACGTGCAGGTGACGGAGATGGTGCTGGAGAAGGCCAAGCGCCTGGTCGAGCACAAGCGGGACGTGGTGATCCTGCTCGATTCCATCACCCGCCTCGGCCGCGCCTACAACTCCGTCGTGCCCTCCTCGGGCAAGGTGCTGACGGGCGGCGTGGACGCGAACGCGCTGCAGCGGCCCAAGCGCTTCTTCGGCGCCGCCCGCAACGTGGAGGAGGGCGGCAGCCTCACCATCATCGCCACCGCGCTGATCGACACGGGCAGCCGCATGGACGAGGTGATCTTCGAGGAGTTCAAGGGCACCGGCAATTCCGAGCTGGTCCTGGACCGCAAGCTCTCGGACAAGCGCACCTTCCCCGCGATCGACATCACCAAGTCCGGCACCCGCAAGGAGGAGCTGCTGGTCGACCGCGCGACCCTGACCAAGATGTGGGTCCTGCGCCGCATCCTGAACCCGATGGGCACCCAGGACGCGATGGAGTTCCTGCTGGACAAGCTGAAGTACAGCAAGACCAACAACGACTTCTTCGACGCGATGAACACCTGACGCGCCATTGGCGCGATGAACACCTGACGCGCCGGGCCGGGGCTTGCCCCGGCCCGGCCACGGCCTTGCCCCGGGGGCCTCCCCCCCGGGGACGGCCTCCGCGCCCTATTCGATCCGGGCGCCGGAGGCCGCGACCATCTCGCGCCACAGCGGCCGCTCGCGCGCCAGGCGCTCCTGCACGCCGGCCGGGTCCAGCGGCGGCATCATCAGCAACCCGGACTGGCGCAGCTTCTCCTCCAGCCCGGGCTGGGCATTGGCCTTGCGCACCCCGTCCAGAATGGCGGCCGCGACAGGGGCGGGCAGGTTGGCCGGGGCGGTCAGGGCGTTCCACGACTGCAGGTCGATATCGGCGAGATTCAGGTCGGCGAACTCGCCCATGCCCGGCACCTGGGGCAGCAGCGGGATGCGCTCCCGCATGCCCACGGCCAGGGGCACCAGCTTGCCGGCGGCGACATGCGGCATCAGCGCGGGCATGAAGTCGAAGACCATGTCGATCGAGCCGGCGAGCAGGTCGTTCAGCGCCGCCGCCCCGCCGCGATAGGGCACCACCGTGATGGCCGCCCCCGATCGCTTGGCGATGGTGGCGCAGAGCAGGTGCGAGGCGCCGCCGCTGGCCGCGGCGCCGTTGGTCAACTCGTTCCCCGGCTTGCGCGCCCAGTCGACCAGGGCCCGGAAATCGGTCCAGCCGCGCTCCCTGGCCCGTTCGGCGGTGACGACGCACAGGGTGGTGCTGGTGACGATGCTGGTCAGCGGGAACAGGTCACGCTCCACGTCCAGCGGCATCTTCGCCATCATCGCCGGCAGGGCGTTGAAGGCGGTGACACTGAAGATGCCCAGGGTCTGGCCGTCCGCCGGGGCGCGCGCCACGGCATCCATGGCGATCAGGCCGTTGGCACCGGTGCGGTTCTCCACCACCACGGACTGGCCGGCCGCGGCCTGCAACGCATCGGCGTAGAGGCGGGCGATGGTGTCGGACTGGCCGCCGGGCGGGTTGGGCACGACCAGCTTCATGGGCCTGCCGCCCGGGAGGATCTGCGCGCCCGCCGACCCCGCGCCGGTGGCCGCCCCGAGCCCCAGGCCGAGGGCCCCCGTCACCAACCGACGCCGACCGATCATCCATCCCTCCGGGAAAGGCGCCCGCACCGAATTTACGGGCCACGAGACGCGGATTAAGCACGCGTCATGCCACGTCCATCCGGACGCCATCACCACCGGAGTCCCAGCCCATGCCCAAGCGTGCCGTCTCCTCCCCCAAGGTCGCGAAGAGCGCCCGCCCTTTCGCCCAGGCGACGCTGGCCGGGGGCTTCATGTTCGTCTGCTGCACCGGGCGCGACCTCCAGGGCCGCTTCGTGCTGGGCGACGCCCGGGCGCAGACGCAGCAGGCGATCGACAACATCCGCGCCCTGATCGAGGAGGCGGGGGGCACGCTGAAGGATGTCGTGAAGTGCACGGTCTACGTGACCGACCGGGCGCACTGGGAGCCGATGAACGAGGTCTACTTCGCCAACTTCGCCGAGGACCCGCCGCACCGCGTCTCCTGCATCGTCCAGGGGCTCGGCTCCCGGACTGCCTCGTGGAGATCGACGCGACGGCCTATCTCGGCGAGAAGGCCCAGGCCTGATACGGCCGGCCCGGGCGGCCCCGTCCGGCATCTCCGGCCCGGCGTCGCCCGATCGGCGTCCCCTGCGGGTCTGCCCTGGCGGCTCAGCCTCCGGGCGCGATCAGCCCTTGCCCGCGCCGCGGGAAGCCTCGCGTCGGTGCGCCATCAGCCGCACCAGCAGGACCAGCGCTGCCCGCCCGACCGGGGAAGGCCCGGGATGCGCCGGCCCCGGGGCCGGCGCCACGGGGCGGACCGCCCCGCCTTCCCGTCGCATCGATCTCTCTGCCATCGCTCCTCGCCCGGCCCTGCCCAAAGGGTTCTGCAACCCGGCGGGTCGGCGGGACAGGACATTGATCTTGTCGGATCAATAGACGTTTCTTATCGTCTTATCTGTTTCGTGAGTTATCGCCTATGTCCCTCGCGGGCCTCTCCCTGCGCGACCTAGAATACCTGGTGGCCGTCGCGGAGCTCCGTCACTTCGGGCGGGCCGCGAGCCGGTGCGGCGTCTCCCAGCCCGCGCTCAGCGCCCAGCTCCGCAAGCTCGAAGCCCTGCTGGGCACCCAGGTGTTCGAACGCGGCCCCGGCCGGGTGCTGGTCACCCCGCGCGGCGAGGCGGTGGTGGAGGCGGCCCGGCAGGTGATCGCCCAGGCCCGAGCCCTGCTGGCGGTGGCCCGCGCCGGCGAGGGGCCGCTGTCGGGCCCGCTGCGCATCGGGGCGCTCCCCACCCTTGGCCCCTACCTGCTGCCACGGGTGCTGCGGCCGCTGCGGGAAGCCTTCCCGGAGCTGCGCCCGATCCTCAGCGAGGAGCGTTCGGCCGGGCTGGTCGCGGCGCTGCGCTCGGACGGGCTGGACGTGGCGCTGGCCTGCCTGCCCCTGCCGGACCCGGCGCTGACGCTGCATCCGCTGTTCCGCGAGCCGCTGCTGCTGATGCACCCGCCGGAGGTGGCGCCACGCTGGCCGCTGGAGGAGACCGGGGCACGGTTGGTCCTGCTCGGCGAGGGCCACTGCCTGACCGACCAGACCCTGGCCCTCTGCGGCCCCGCCGTGCCGCGCGCCGGCCGCCACGCCACCGGGCTGGAGATGGTGC contains:
- a CDS encoding helix-turn-helix domain-containing protein, whose protein sequence is MTPFGARLRALRAERGIPLREMAVALHVSPAYLSALEHGRRGTPTAGLIHQVNEFFGLIWDDAEEMARLARLSRPRPVLDTAGLRPEATELANRLADALPRLSAEALAELRAVLDRLEAAGR
- a CDS encoding helix-turn-helix domain-containing protein, producing the protein MPAPPPAASLPSPMVERIETRLDRLGLAPEEATRRAGLPPGSIARLLAGQAPSPRGQALRKLAEVLECSISYLVGLDPDVPPPPEVLEEAQADFGLLSGDQEALLAAYARLDHAGKQALLVARRMAGPEPVPEPTKPKRRR
- the rho gene encoding transcription termination factor Rho encodes the protein MHLSELKAKSPGDLVAFAESLQIENASSLRKQDIMYSILKTLAENDQAIHGDGTLEILPDGFGFLRSPQANFLPGPDDIYVSPTQVRRFGLRTGDTVEGQIRAPKDGERYFALLKVEAINFEPPEALKHRINFDNLTPLYPTRRLRMENPELEAAPASSKGPTKDNTHRVIDLVAPIGMGQRALIVAPPRTGKTVMLQNIAKSISANHPDVFLMVLLIDERPEEVTDMARTVRGEVVASTFDEPATRHVQVTEMVLEKAKRLVEHKRDVVILLDSITRLGRAYNSVVPSSGKVLTGGVDANALQRPKRFFGAARNVEEGGSLTIIATALIDTGSRMDEVIFEEFKGTGNSELVLDRKLSDKRTFPAIDITKSGTRKEELLVDRATLTKMWVLRRILNPMGTQDAMEFLLDKLKYSKTNNDFFDAMNT
- a CDS encoding Bug family tripartite tricarboxylate transporter substrate binding protein; translation: MKLVVPNPPGGQSDTIARLYADALQAAAGQSVVVENRTGANGLIAMDAVARAPADGQTLGIFSVTAFNALPAMMAKMPLDVERDLFPLTSIVTSTTLCVVTAERARERGWTDFRALVDWARKPGNELTNGAAASGGASHLLCATIAKRSGAAITVVPYRGGAAALNDLLAGSIDMVFDFMPALMPHVAAGKLVPLAVGMRERIPLLPQVPGMGEFADLNLADIDLQSWNALTAPANLPAPVAAAILDGVRKANAQPGLEEKLRQSGLLMMPPLDPAGVQERLARERPLWREMVAASGARIE
- a CDS encoding RidA family protein, with translation MPKRAVSSPKVAKSARPFAQATLAGGFMFVCCTGRDLQGRFVLGDARAQTQQAIDNIRALIEEAGGTLKDVVKCTVYVTDRAHWEPMNEVYFANFAEDPPHRVSCIVQGLGSRTASWRSTRRPISARRPRPDTAGPGGPVRHLRPGVARSASPAGLPWRLSLRARSALARAAGSLASVRHQPHQQDQRCPPDRGRPGMRRPRGRRHGADRPAFPSHRSLCHRSSPGPAQRVLQPGGSAGQDIDLVGSIDVSYRLICFVSYRLCPSRASPCAT
- a CDS encoding LysR substrate-binding domain-containing protein; this encodes MSLAGLSLRDLEYLVAVAELRHFGRAASRCGVSQPALSAQLRKLEALLGTQVFERGPGRVLVTPRGEAVVEAARQVIAQARALLAVARAGEGPLSGPLRIGALPTLGPYLLPRVLRPLREAFPELRPILSEERSAGLVAALRSDGLDVALACLPLPDPALTLHPLFREPLLLMHPPEVAPRWPLEETGARLVLLGEGHCLTDQTLALCGPAVPRAGRHATGLEMVRHMVAAGEGVALVPALAAASLGTMDGLLAYSPLGAAIPAMGREVALAHRRSDPRAPQFATLAALLRGLAPPPAEPLPAG